The region CCGCATTTTTATAGTGGCTTACTCACTTTAAGGGGtgctgttttgtgtctctgaacTTAAACTGGTCAAAGAAGAATTCCCATCCAAAATGACATTGGTGAATCATTTGGTACGGTATATGTTGTGAAAATAAACCAGGACAgacatttcttttaatattataaAAATTGTATTGTAGGGGTACCTTAAATCATTCGGCATTTCATCATTTGCTTTCCCTTTTAAGACCAGCTTCATCCTAAAACCAGGGTATCTGCTGGTCTTAAAGTCTTAAGAACCCTACTGTTTTTTAATAATAGTATCATAATTTGACCGGCATGATCTATGATAGTCTCACAGGTATTACATTAAAATCTCTATCATGaaccctgcagaaaccctgtaaaACATAACTCGTCACTCTACAGCCCTCTGTTAAAGAGGCAGTAGTAGTGTTGGACAATTGACGCTCTGTGCACAACTTCTTTAGATCAGAGAACCACAGAAGGCAGTCAGTctggacagagaggagagatttGGGAGGACTGGAACAAATGTGTGGCAAGATGGTGATTAACTTAACAAATGCTTCAAACCATATTGTACACTGACATTCTGCATAAATGGAATACTTGACACAGGatctcatctttttttcttgcacTACTGCTGGGTTGCTTTGTTGTCTGGACCTTGCCTtggattttatttattgaattactaGTAGAAGCTTTGTCATCAACGATCAAGGCTTACGTGGCATTCCTGCTTGGTAATGGGCTAGTAGGGTTTCTAGGAGCACttacagacatacagtagaaaaagcattttgcattaaaaaaggGCAAAGTAAAATCACTACTGGAATGCAATATTAAATTCATTGAAAAAGGAAAATTCTTGTATTGTATTATGtggtcagaaaaaaacactgtaaaaatacattgCCCTTGATAGTCAAACCAAGTTGCCAGTTGTATATCTGAGACAATGCAACTGCACAAGTCTTCTTGGTAGATTTTAATCTAACTTCAAACCGTATGTCCCCAATTCCAAATCTTCTACCACACAACCAATGGTTccattttaaaacaccaaatgtATCCTTTTTAACTGTGTGAGGTGAACAAAAAAATGGACTTTCAGAGTAGTTTGGTTACACTTACAAATGTGTGTAACTTATATTCGGTTAAATGCAATAGCAGCACTAAAACCAGACGTGTGGTGCCCAGATTATAATGCATTGGTAAAAAACCCTGCCATATGCCTAATGCAGGCAAACTGCATCAACAAAGCGAAAGATGACCTTCCTTTTGAAGCTGTTTGCAGTGGTGAAGAGTTATTTTCTCTACCTCCTGTATCTCTTTCCTCAGAGTGAGTTCTATCTCTACTCTGTTTGTTGCCATCCCCATTCCTGCTATCTTCCTGAGCCTGACCCTCGTCTCTTGCCTGTGATATGTGTATTTCTGCTTCCAGCTGTGACTAGACTCGCTCTGCCTTCTCGTTCATTTAGCCAAAGCCACCACACTCTTCGGAAAACAAACCAAGACCATTGTCTGGGGCATGCAGACACGTGCCGTGCAGGGCATGCTGGACTTCGACTATGTATGCTCCCGGGATGAACCCTCTGTGGCAGCCATGGTCTACCCCTTCACGTAGGTTCCTCAAAATCTCAAGTTTGTCTGAAATGAGTTGAATTCACTTGATATTCACTGATTAAGGACATCTTCCCAGTGTTACGATAGATCATTCTTAAGCAAGTAATAACTTCTAGTTGTAACATTTTTATCCTCATTACTTGCTCTAACTTGTCAATTCTTCATATCTTTTGTCATATTTCATcctgattttaaaaaaagtaaataaaattaaCTAACTTGGTAACCTGTACCCTGTAGTTCAACTTTCCTACTTTTAGTAGGAAACCAAACCTAAGAATTGAAAACCGGTTTTGAAACTGAATTTGATTATCCTACTCGCACcttttttgtaataattttgTCGGGAAATATGCAGTATCATTGGTGACAGTAGTTTTCCAAATTTGTAAATCGAACTGCTCTTGAATTGGTTCAtatacaatttttattttttttattttcttctaccTTACATTTCTGTCTTGCACAGGGGGGATCATAAGCAGAAGTTCTACTGGGGCCACAAGGAGATCCTGGTGCCGGTCTATAAGAACATGGCCGATGCCATGAAGAAGCACACTGAGGTGGACGTCCTGATCAGCTTTGCTTCACTACGCTCAGCCTTTGACAGCACTATGGAGGCCATGCAGTACCCACAGGTAGAAAGACCTACTGTAAACTATGTGAACATATAAGCCCATACAACACTGCATAAAAATGTGAGATTCAGCCAGACATGAAAGTCTGCTCTCTTATCCgatttgtgtttttcagatTCACACTATCGCAATCATAGCTGAGGGCATTCCTGAAGCTCAGACAAGGAAGATAATTAAAGTGGCTGATGAGAAAGGTGTCACTATCATCGGCCCCGCTACGGTATGCAGTCATTTCTTACCAACagacaatttattaaaaaaaatagaataaaagagagagacagcgtaTATGTGTTGTAGAAAACAATGTATGTAGAAAATGATCAATTTCAACTGGCACACATAAGTTAATTTGATACCCATTACTTTCTGTCTCCCAGGTTGGTGGCATCAAGCCTGGCTGTTTTAAGATTGGTAACACAGGTGGCATGCTGGACAACATCCTGGCTTCGAAACTTTATCGTCCTGGCAGCGCGGCATATGTGTCGCGCTCTGGGGGCATGTCCAACGAGCTGAACAACATCATTTCCCGCACCACAGACGGCGTCTGTGAAGGTGTGGCCATCGGAGGCGACAGGTACaagaatttatttgcaaatgattTGCTTAGCAGTGAGAGACCGTTGTCCTTTTAAAGGCTGTTGTGAAACTATTGGTATTAGTATTACTATCCTTGCTCCACAGAAACACGTTGTCGTCTGAAACACTTTTGAAATCATTGTGTTTTGCTCCTCTTTGTCCAGATATCCAGGCTCCACCTTCATGGACCACGTCCTTCGTTACCAGGACACTCCAGGGGTTAAGATGATAATAGTGCTGGGAGAGGTGGGAGTAGCTCCACAGATgtttatattttcacattaacatcaccttaatgttaatgtttttttttttttatttatgccatatgcctctctttcactctgtcaaCCTAGATTGGAGGCACAGAGGAGTACAAGATCTGCCAAGGCATCAAAGAGGGCAGGATAACCAAGCCTGTGGTGTGCTGGTGTATTGGAACCTGCGCCACCATGTTCACTTCAGAGGTTTGGTTGCTGTGTTGGAATAACTTGCTTtggattttgttgttgttgcttacACAGAATTCAGAGTTTTTGAGCTCAACCTGTCATACTGCCTTTTCAGGTTCAGTTTGGCCATGCAGGGGCCTGTGCCAACCAGGATTCAGAGACAGCAGTAGCCAAGAATCAGGCTCTGAGGGACGCTGGCGCTTATGTACCAAAGAGCTTTGATGAGCTGGGGGATGTCATTAAGTGAGAAATTCATCACATAGTCATGCCAGAGTTTGTCATTGAAATGTGTTTAGGGTTTTTCACTGATACTGTGAACATATGGTGAAACAGGACCGTTTATGATGAACTGGTGGCCAATGGTACCATCATTCCTGCCGACGAGGTGCCTCCCCCAACAGTGCCTATGGATTACTCTTGGGCCAGGGTAAGAAACTTCATCATTACTCCTTCGTAAACCTCAACAGCATCTGTCTTAGCCGCTGAAGAATCAAATAGTTGTTAAATCTTGTATAGTAACAATTTAGGGCTTATGATTTTCATGGAAATgcattgtttattattaaaactaGCGACTGACAgataaaattgtttttttttaaggccaTTAACTATCTATATTGGCTAATATTAATTTTTTAAGCATACACATGACGTACGTTAAATAAAGAATTGTGATCTAggtatttactttttttacatGTCAGTCTtctctggtggacaaaataTGTAATGGTGCCATGGTTTCTATTACCTCTAACATATTGGTGGCATTTCACTTCCCTGTTACTTATCAGTTGGCAAATACCTGATACTGATCTCTCCTTCACACTGTAGAAACATTTTTGTACTGTTTATTACCTGTGTGTTCATCCAGGAGTTGGGCCTGATCCGTAAGCCAGCCTCATTCATGACTAGCATCTGTGACGAGCGAGGCCAGGAGCTCATTTACGCTGGCATGCCCATCACCGAGGTCTTCAAAGAGGagatgggtttgggaggagtGCTGGGCTTGCTTTGGTTCCAACGCAGGTTGGTATGACGATTAGATGACAACTGGTGTTAATCAGTTACTGagaaaagagagtgtgtgtgtgtatatataatatataatatattttcagTGGAATAAGCTGTGCTGTGTTTCTGTCTAGGTTGCCACGCTATGCCTGCCAGTTCATTGAGATGTGCCTGATGGTGACTGCTGATCATGGGCCTGCCGTCTCTGGTGCACACAACACCATTGTTTGTGCTCGTGCTGGCAAGGACCTTATCTCAAGCCTCACCTCCGGCCTGCTCACCATCGTCAGTACTGCTCACACACAAACTTAACGTACATACACTGTGCCACCATCTTTAACCAGAAACAATTACAGAAATTATGAAAATgcttttgcacttttttttcttttcagatcaacttttttatttattttttttatatgcagacatacagaacagagaaacacaaactgaacaagaacaaacacCTCCCCTcttgcggtctcgaggaaaataaaacaaataaacaaacagaaatcacaccttgcctagtcactctcctctagttcttgtggcgctgaggtcattaggtctgatatttgtgctgctgcgcttttcCGAAAATGCTCACTTCTCTACCTATCTGCTGTCTTTTACTGCTTGGACCACATGGTTTAAAACTGTTTTCTCTACTGAATCATGGTTTATTCATAAATTCCAGGGGGACCGTTTTGGAGGTGCTCTGGATGCAGCTGCGAAGCAGTTCAGCAAGGCATTTGATAGTGGCATGCTGCCCATGGAGTTTGTCAACAAGATGAAGAAAGATGGCAAGCTGATCATGGGCATTGGCCACAGAGTCAAATCAGTAGGCAGCACTCAGTTTTTACACTACCTCAAGTTGCATTATCAAGATCCATAATTTATGTGGCATTTTTAGATTATAGTAGACAATTGCTAAGATCATACATCTGAATAATTCTTTTTTGGATTATAATTACAACAAATGGATACCTTACAGTTAACAGCTTTAATTACAAGAAACAAGACACAAAGCCGTAACACCGTTTGTCTCTGTTTTCAGATCAACAACCCAGACATGCGGGTGCAGATTCTGAAGGACTTTGTTAAGCAGCATTTCCCCTCCACCCAGCTCCTCGACTATGCACTAGACGTAGAGAAGATCACTACCTCCAAGGTACTTGTCGCATGAATTGGCAAGAGTGAAGCACAACAAGCATAAAGCATGAACAAGTGAATCAATTCTCAATAAACCCAATAAAATCAAATGGTCTTGAGGGACAGGTGTGTCAGGAAAGCCAGCATCAGGACAATTAAATAAGTAAAGGATACTGCATAGTGTCCAAATCTCCCGATGAGAACATTTTACTGTCAAACACGCAACATTTCATTGTGACATCTTTGAACCTTTCCTCCGTTTTATGTTAAATTGGGCAAGTTGGTTGGCTTACTGATAATCCTCTGACATTTAGATTTCCTTTCTTATTTTCAGAAACCCAACCTGATCCTCAATGTAGACGGTTTTATTGGTGTTGCCTTTGTGGACCTGCTTAGGACGTGTGGGGGCTTCACAAGGTAAGAATCAAACTCCAAGACATGTTTCATATTATAACTGTTTTTTACTATATTGTCATTCATTATCTGTAAATGCACCACTTTCCATGTATGAGCGCCCACAGGAGGGGTTAAAGTAGTTGACAAACACTTATGTGCTTACGACTTACATTACAGTGTGGTATAATAGCAAGCATACTGTTGATAGCAAGCACACTGTCCAGTATTGTTTCTCACATGAATGTTGAACTGGTTCCAGAGACGAGGCTGACGAGTTTGTGGAGATTGGTGCACTAAATGGGATCTTTGTCCTTGGCCGCAGTATGGGCTTTATTGGTGAGTCCCATTCAGAGAGAGCCATGACACTTAAGATTCAAAGTATTATTAAAGCAAGACCTCTAACTAGTGTCTGTCTTGCATTAGGACATTACCTGGACCAGAAGAGGCTGAAACAGGGTTTGTACCGCCACCCCTGGGATGACATCTCCTATGTGCTTCCTGAACATATGTCCATGTAATCTCCACATTACAGAATGGGACGCACTTCCAGATGCGACTGGCCAAATAGGTCAGGCAGCATTACACATCTCACTCACCGTATATGTACTCTCCGGTTATGACAACAGCGGCCTTGGGAAAACTGGGCAGGGTGATTCTGGAAAATGGAAGTACTGTCTGGCTGAGGGATCTGGGTAGAAGTTTTCAATCTTGTTTTTACGGAGAAAAAGGGGAAGTCAACTTTTAGATTTTTGACTAATTATTTTAAGTCTGAGATGTTACTTAATTCAGTTTTGACCACAGACCCAAACCAATACAAACTTTAGCAGTTGCAGAAGCACAAAATGAATtagtacttttaaaaaaagggcaTGAttcaaagcacatttaaaacctgaCTCCTGCATTAAGGAGTCTGATTAGGTAATATGCAGTAACAGCTGCTGATGTAAAATGTGTTGAAGCGCTCTCATTTATTGTACTTgcaaaaattaataaaaattgaTTTATTATAATCAGCATTTGCCTATTTTAGGCCATAAGAAAGTGTGCTCAATtatactgtctgtctctctgagtaTTGCACCTTAGTGACACtatcaaatgtcagttttaaatTCCTCCAAGTTTCAATCCCACTAAAAAAGACCGTTGTCATGACAAGATAAACCAAAGTTATTTTTAGGaatttgttgtcttttgttaaaagtttaaaaaaataaaacgggtCCAGTGGTTGATATTACAGTTTATCTAGATCTTATGTTTTGAAAAAGGAGGCATTGTAATGGGATAAAGGAATTAAACTAATTTAGGTGTCACTTCACTATTGCCTTTCCTAGAACAACCCTGGTTGTAAACTAGTGGTTGCAGTTTGTCACCTACTGTAAATTAGATTCAGTTTTAAAGGGGTTTAAGTCTTTCACACCCAGTATGAATGGAACTACTTCTGTTGCTATTCTGTGTTACTGtttcaaaaacaggaaaatgtaGGGGACAAAAGGGGACAAACAAAATGCTTCATGAATGAGCCCTTTGAATCTTTGAAAGCATCTTTTGGTGAGGGACCATGAAAGCACTTTGCTTTACTTGGGGAAATATTGATCATAATACGACTCTGTAAAATAATTATCCAACTATCACTAAAGATTTGACACCAACTCAAAACGCTTTGTAACCACCCACTGTAAGGCCTGCTGTTTCatctttgttttgctgtttttatttaactgtgaaaaaaatgctttgtttttttttgtaaaatgctgtcatatagtagtagtattataataataattaaagaatGTATTGTTTAACTTTTCATTTTGGTTGAAATGTGTAATGTCTAAATCTGTTCTAGGTGAAGAAGTGTGAGCTTTGCAGAGGTGATAAGCCTGAAACTATAGTtgcatctcataacccttatttgatagctcctcgattCCTCTGTCCTCTGCTGAACCGGAaattgttctgtccctcctcagtGAAGGCAGTCTCAACGCTCTTATTTCTGGAGCTACAGGCAAGGACACAACCTGTCTGTGATAGCCACCATCTACCATAGTGCAGCCCCCCCCATTCCATTGacgtaaacattttttttctcagatgcCCTTTTGTGAAATTATTTTTAGGTTAGTTCATCTTGATCTTCAGTCGGAAAATAATTGCTAATGAACAACTGTCTGGGTCTATGGTTCAAAAGTCATCACCCAGATTAAATGCAAATAGGGACTGTTTTAATTCAAGAGTAAAAATACAGAGGCTTAAAACTCCCTAAAATAGTAATGTTATAAATATGGCTTACACTGGCAAGACTAAAGTTTATTGAAAGTAGTTTCtcatctgtatgtatgtatttgcaACAACTTGTATACTGCAATAACAATGTAATAGCAGATGTATTGCATAAATACCAACTCTGTAGCAccctttattaaaaaaaatacttaaacgATAGTGAACTCAGTCTAAAGTCCACACGAAAATTAAAATTGTGCAAAAAGGTTAGTTTGCCAGAGGTGACTTACCAAACTATAACACTAAATATGATTGATAACACATTTAATGTATGCTTTATACTCGCCAAGGTAGGGCGTTAGTCAGATATATCCGTTAAGATGATTTTAGTGTAATTCTAGGATGCAACAACCCAGCAGTTACTGTAGGTAAATCGCAACACGCATGCGCAAATACGATGCACCCTTTAAACAAAGTTACATTTCGCTAAAATAAAGACGTTAATGCgtcataacataaaaaaaaaaaaaaaaaaatgtcggaCTTCTGTTTTTGCGGCCGGGATATGGATCTCTTGTGTGGACGTGAATCCGAGAGACTCCCCTTGACTCTCCACCTGAAGTCGAGTACATTTGGAAAATTCTTAAAGACGGAAGTGAGCAGTCCTGCTTTCCGACCACTGAGGCTGTGAACGCTGCGCATGCATGTCCGCTTTCGAATGTCTATTTACGTGTGTTCTATATGCCTATGAGTTATTCCCGAAGATAGTTCAGAGCTTTCATTTGCCTCTGAGTCTATCTCGCTGCGGTATGGCAGCGGCAGCAGAAGCGCCAGAGGACCGGAGCAGCGGCGCACAGGGAGCGCTAACAGGTGACGGGGAACCTGAGGAGGCCGAGGAGTTCACCTGCTCGGCCTACTGCTCGGAGCTCTCCCGGCGGCAGAACGAGCAGAGGAAGTCGGGGCTGTTCTGCGACGTGACACTGGAGTTCAGCTCCTGTGGGGTGTCTGAGGATAGGGTCCAGACCTTAACCGCCCACCGCTCAGTGTTATCCGCGGCGTCGCAGTACTTCACACTGCTGCTGGGCGGACAGTTTTCAGAGTCTCTGTCAAGGCGAGTGGAGCTCAAAGGATGGAGCTCGTCAACGGGACCCGACCCAGAAACTGTTGAAAGTGTCCTACAGTTCATGTACACTGGACAAATCGGGGTAACCACTGCAAATGTGCATGAAGTGTTGGAACTTGCCGACAGGTAATTTTCCCTGTAACTATACATCTGAGTAAGAACATTAACTTCCCACTTCCTTATACACGGAAGTGTTGGGTAGTAACAGGTTTTGTTTCTACAGGTGAATGAGCCACACCTTGTTTCCTCATATCAGCAGGTGTGGATTTCACACACCTGTGGAACTTGGCACCCCATAGTTTAGCAATTTATGTAAGTAAATAAGTCAGCATAGTGCATTTGTAAGGCATATGGACCTAATAATCAGCCTACATTTGGAGTAGGCTACATGATGTCCCAAGTCTTTACCAATAGTCTGTGATTTAGGGTTGAAATGAACTATTTttaatcccaaaaaatgaccaTACTATTACCAGAGTGAGCTTACTAGGAATAGATTTGGCTCATATTTGTAAGTTACGCATTATGTTTTACTGTTAAGGGCCTGACACATCCATGGTAtgcccacacaggtgttttcacttttgCCTAATTAGACCTACTTTCAGGACTGATTAGGGTGTGCTTGATAACTTCTTGTTCTCCTGTCTTGTTGCACCTGTTAAGGTGAGACAACTTTCACTATTTTTTGTTAATACATGGACATTGAACTCACATCATtcccatcattttttttttaccttttatttattcagggaaagtgctgctttttctctttccccACCCaaattttatcctgtcggtctggggattgaaccgacgacctcccggtcacaagctcacTTTTCTTGAATCTTGAACCTGGGTTGAAACGTCCAATCAGCCAGAACaactgaaaactaaataaataataggaCTTTTGAAAAGCACAGATGTGAATAATGAAGTTAACAAAGGCTccaattccatttagctgcttcggttttgtgcatgctggctcactgccACACTgccatggcttactgggacatttgttaatgttattagtgctTTTCCTTCTATGACAAGTGAAAATATCTGATGTGAAAAAGGCCTGTTATAAACTGTCTATTGATCCACGTTGCATGTAATCGATTACAATATTTGATTGCATCATCAAGAGATGATTTGATAATACTGCACTTTTAATGAGATTTTTAACCAGCAGTTTAAGACCTGCAATTAAGGTTAAAGAAGCATAGTACTGCAAGAAATAGCAAGGCAAGATGTCTCGCCAGTGCAAAAATTAAAAGGTAAACCACCTACGTAAAAGGTTTGCTAGCAGACAGTGTCTTGGTTTCTCTTGGGAATCCATGTTTCTAAACCGTTTATTACAGAACATGAGTTTTTACTTTACATGGCAAGGGGATAACTAAAGTTTCAGTGTACTGTGTGTAACCTAGTGTACTAAGTTTTATTCCATCGACTTGTAATGCTTAGTTAATCCTGTCTTGTCCCAAGTTTTTATGCATTACTGGTCTGATAATTACGACATGTTCACACAGGTTCCTGTTGGCGCAGCTGAAGAACTTCTGCGGAGAGTTTCTGATGAAGAAGGTGAACTTATCCAACTGTGTAGCAGTGCACAGCCTCGCCCACATGTACACCTTGGACCAGCTGGCCCAGGGAGCCGCCAAGACGATTAGAAGAAACTTCAACAAAATAATCCGCA is a window of Sander vitreus isolate 19-12246 chromosome 21, sanVit1, whole genome shotgun sequence DNA encoding:
- the aclyb gene encoding ATP-citrate synthase isoform X1, translating into MSAKAISEQTGKEFLYKYICTSAAVQNRFRYASVTAETDWDRLSQEHPWLLTERLVVKPDQLIKRRGKLGLVGINLDLQGVREWLKARLMRETTVGKAKGVLKNFLIEPFVPHPQDEEFYVCIYATREGDHVLFHHEGGVEVGDVDAKAQRLMVAVDEKLSEDQVTEQLLTHVPDEKREVLASFIVGLFNFYEDLYFTYLEINPIVVTKDGVYVLDMAAKIDATADYICKAKWGDVEFPPPFGREAYPEEAYIADLDAKSGASLKLTLLNPNGRIWTMVAGGGASVVYSDTICDLGGVDELANYGEYSGAPSEQQTYDYAKTILSLMTREKHPQGKVLIIGGSIANFTNVAATFKGIVRAIKDYQGPLKEHEVTIFVRRGGPNYQEGLRVMGEVGKTTGIPIHVFGTETHMTAIVGMALGHRPIPNQPPMDAHTANFLLNASSSAMTPATTRTASFSESRKSNDVTPAKKSKAGLPAEAQASSGCTGAKATTLFGKQTKTIVWGMQTRAVQGMLDFDYVCSRDEPSVAAMVYPFTGDHKQKFYWGHKEILVPVYKNMADAMKKHTEVDVLISFASLRSAFDSTMEAMQYPQIHTIAIIAEGIPEAQTRKIIKVADEKGVTIIGPATVGGIKPGCFKIGNTGGMLDNILASKLYRPGSAAYVSRSGGMSNELNNIISRTTDGVCEGVAIGGDRYPGSTFMDHVLRYQDTPGVKMIIVLGEIGGTEEYKICQGIKEGRITKPVVCWCIGTCATMFTSEVQFGHAGACANQDSETAVAKNQALRDAGAYVPKSFDELGDVIKTVYDELVANGTIIPADEVPPPTVPMDYSWARELGLIRKPASFMTSICDERGQELIYAGMPITEVFKEEMGLGGVLGLLWFQRRLPRYACQFIEMCLMVTADHGPAVSGAHNTIVCARAGKDLISSLTSGLLTIGDRFGGALDAAAKQFSKAFDSGMLPMEFVNKMKKDGKLIMGIGHRVKSINNPDMRVQILKDFVKQHFPSTQLLDYALDVEKITTSKKPNLILNVDGFIGVAFVDLLRTCGGFTRDEADEFVEIGALNGIFVLGRSMGFIGHYLDQKRLKQGLYRHPWDDISYVLPEHMSM
- the aclyb gene encoding ATP-citrate synthase isoform X2 — translated: MSAKAISEQTGKEFLYKYICTSAAVQNRFRYASVTAETDWDRLSQEHPWLLTERLVVKPDQLIKRRGKLGLVGINLDLQGVREWLKARLMRETTVGKAKGVLKNFLIEPFVPHPQDEEFYVCIYATREGDHVLFHHEGGVEVGDVDAKAQRLMVAVDEKLSEDQVTEQLLTHVPDEKREVLASFIVGLFNFYEDLYFTYLEINPIVVTKDGVYVLDMAAKIDATADYICKAKWGDVEFPPPFGREAYPEEAYIADLDAKSGASLKLTLLNPNGRIWTMVAGGGASVVYSDTICDLGGVDELANYGEYSGAPSEQQTYDYAKTILSLMTREKHPQGKVLIIGGSIANFTNVAATFKGIVRAIKDYQGPLKEHEVTIFVRRGGPNYQEGLRVMGEVGKTTGIPIHVFGTETHMTAIVGMALGHRPIPNQPPMDAHTANFLLNASSSAMTPATTRTASFSESRKSNDVTPAKKSKAGLPAAKATTLFGKQTKTIVWGMQTRAVQGMLDFDYVCSRDEPSVAAMVYPFTGDHKQKFYWGHKEILVPVYKNMADAMKKHTEVDVLISFASLRSAFDSTMEAMQYPQIHTIAIIAEGIPEAQTRKIIKVADEKGVTIIGPATVGGIKPGCFKIGNTGGMLDNILASKLYRPGSAAYVSRSGGMSNELNNIISRTTDGVCEGVAIGGDRYPGSTFMDHVLRYQDTPGVKMIIVLGEIGGTEEYKICQGIKEGRITKPVVCWCIGTCATMFTSEVQFGHAGACANQDSETAVAKNQALRDAGAYVPKSFDELGDVIKTVYDELVANGTIIPADEVPPPTVPMDYSWARELGLIRKPASFMTSICDERGQELIYAGMPITEVFKEEMGLGGVLGLLWFQRRLPRYACQFIEMCLMVTADHGPAVSGAHNTIVCARAGKDLISSLTSGLLTIGDRFGGALDAAAKQFSKAFDSGMLPMEFVNKMKKDGKLIMGIGHRVKSINNPDMRVQILKDFVKQHFPSTQLLDYALDVEKITTSKKPNLILNVDGFIGVAFVDLLRTCGGFTRDEADEFVEIGALNGIFVLGRSMGFIGHYLDQKRLKQGLYRHPWDDISYVLPEHMSM